In Horticoccus luteus, the following proteins share a genomic window:
- a CDS encoding DUF6498-containing protein, whose protein sequence is MTDDASGVKPWPAPSVWIDVAAFAGGLTMAWFAQWETRDLVWSLWLSSLLVGYAVIVWTLSAPLRTFARAAVFGGARGDVAVKSGVGVATGASVLFMLGFFTLHFGMFHFVHSVFLAQFFPLEGGSERATGFPSLGLYRDVFKAYWIFVPLALVAERAAFRERPPKPDDGAMTSAAIEQRKGEQGDSPLLAPYKNVVRLHLLIFFFAGAYALKLHHFAVYAVAYAAYFFPWRIFGWGREKRTGAPVASDS, encoded by the coding sequence ATGACCGACGACGCGAGCGGGGTGAAGCCGTGGCCGGCGCCATCGGTGTGGATCGACGTGGCGGCGTTTGCCGGTGGGCTCACGATGGCGTGGTTCGCACAGTGGGAAACGCGCGACCTCGTGTGGAGCCTGTGGTTGTCGAGCCTGCTCGTCGGTTACGCGGTGATCGTGTGGACGCTGTCGGCTCCGCTGCGGACGTTTGCGCGGGCGGCGGTGTTTGGCGGAGCGCGCGGGGACGTGGCGGTGAAGAGTGGAGTCGGGGTGGCGACGGGCGCCAGCGTGCTGTTTATGCTGGGTTTTTTCACCCTGCATTTCGGGATGTTTCATTTCGTCCACTCGGTGTTTCTGGCGCAGTTTTTTCCACTCGAGGGAGGAAGCGAGCGGGCCACGGGATTTCCGTCGCTGGGGCTGTATCGCGACGTGTTCAAGGCGTATTGGATTTTCGTGCCACTGGCGCTGGTGGCGGAGCGGGCGGCGTTTCGGGAGCGTCCGCCGAAGCCGGACGATGGCGCGATGACGTCCGCGGCGATCGAGCAACGGAAAGGGGAGCAAGGGGATTCGCCGTTGCTGGCGCCGTATAAAAACGTGGTGCGACTGCACCTGTTGATCTTCTTTTTCGCCGGCGCGTATGCGCTGAAGCTGCATCACTTCGCCGTCTACGCGGTGGCTTATGCGGCGTATTTTTTCCCTTGGCGGATTTTCGGGTGGGGCCGGGAAAAACGCACGGGAGCGCCGGTGGCGTCGGATTCGTAG